One window of Streptomyces sp. NBC_00582 genomic DNA carries:
- a CDS encoding gamma-glutamylcyclotransferase family protein, whose translation MFTTEHKPVFVYGTLRAGQGNYLGILQGTTVQERPATLNDYTLFGAGVPFAVKREGRIVVGEVMDVDAELWPTVLRRLDRLEGYRGEGRENMYDRKVRTVTLADGSTVEAYVYLAGESSRRWFTDADEIPGGDFVKAESRNSR comes from the coding sequence TTGTTCACCACTGAGCACAAGCCCGTCTTCGTCTATGGCACGCTCCGTGCCGGACAGGGCAACTACCTGGGCATCCTCCAGGGGACCACGGTTCAGGAGCGCCCGGCGACTCTGAACGACTACACGCTCTTCGGTGCGGGCGTCCCTTTCGCCGTCAAGCGAGAGGGCCGCATCGTCGTCGGTGAGGTCATGGACGTGGACGCCGAGCTGTGGCCCACGGTGCTCCGTCGCCTGGACCGGCTCGAAGGCTACCGGGGTGAGGGACGCGAGAACATGTACGACCGCAAGGTTCGTACCGTCACTCTCGCCGATGGCAGCACGGTCGAGGCGTACGTCTACCTCGCGGGCGAGTCGTCCCGCCGCTGGTTCACCGACGCTGACGAGATCCCCGGCGGGGACTTCGTCAAGGCGGAATCCCGGAACTCCCGGTAG
- a CDS encoding class II glutamine amidotransferase: MCGLFGVIRNQTCDPTRATIMCVALGQLAEERGKDSAGLAFATSATKKLDRRPVTNRRDVTAGGWRIIKGAGRFRDVWKPAYNSALDAAPVALGHTRWATQGGTTLVNSSPLQVGQLIGTHNGDVDTWPLRSDFGLPRPTGGTDTEVLYQALDQAGGVILPTLDVLESTVGRAALVWTDRRWPQLVMLARTAVSPLSVAVDTDGNLYWASNPGWFDKAARAADVSITEVLMVPEGTLMMVDYSSGAPVPIDQRKFTATARAKDDRLAHIVAYRGFSLDDQLADEEVCGHRTLREPQRSRSVPPTLWLSPK, encoded by the coding sequence ATGTGCGGTCTGTTCGGAGTTATCCGCAACCAGACCTGTGACCCCACTCGCGCGACCATCATGTGCGTTGCCCTGGGCCAGCTGGCCGAGGAGAGGGGTAAGGACTCGGCAGGGCTGGCATTCGCCACCTCCGCGACCAAGAAGCTGGACCGGCGCCCGGTCACCAACCGTCGCGACGTGACGGCGGGCGGCTGGCGGATCATCAAGGGAGCGGGCCGGTTCCGCGACGTGTGGAAGCCCGCCTACAACAGCGCGCTCGACGCGGCTCCGGTCGCTCTCGGACACACCCGCTGGGCGACCCAGGGCGGGACGACCCTGGTCAATTCCAGCCCGTTGCAGGTGGGTCAGCTCATCGGCACGCACAACGGAGACGTGGACACCTGGCCGCTCCGGTCGGACTTCGGTCTCCCGCGTCCGACCGGGGGTACCGACACTGAGGTCCTGTACCAGGCTCTCGATCAGGCGGGCGGGGTCATCCTGCCCACCCTCGACGTCCTGGAGTCCACCGTGGGCCGGGCTGCGCTGGTGTGGACCGACCGGCGTTGGCCGCAGCTGGTCATGCTGGCGCGCACGGCGGTGAGCCCGCTCTCTGTCGCTGTCGACACGGACGGAAACCTCTATTGGGCGTCCAACCCCGGGTGGTTCGACAAGGCCGCCCGTGCGGCGGACGTCTCCATCACGGAAGTCCTGATGGTTCCGGAGGGAACGCTGATGATGGTGGACTACTCCTCGGGGGCTCCGGTCCCGATCGACCAGCGGAAGTTCACCGCGACGGCCCGTGCCAAGGACGACCGTCTGGCGCACATCGTCGCCTACCGGGGCTTCAGCCTGGATGACCAGCTGGCCGACGAGGAGGTGTGTGGCCACCGGACGCTCCGGGAGCCCCAGCGGTCGCGGTCCGTGCCGCCGACGCTCTGGCTCTCGCCCAAGTAA
- a CDS encoding amidoligase family protein, with protein sequence MGSGSRIDHQHHSVAPTRGTDTLVAEAAPLTIEERPERAEVRFVDTSRVDEPILQNYVVSGDDHLLFLPRNPDTIQGQVTDEQDALVNLGASVSDEDGRHFIEGDVRVTRGPDGQIQVSPESLRCTGGDMHAGDEDGTCSHQAAVANLVQEQFGASGRSAIDRAAAQEVLDEVAAEHAASIAAQDQARAERAAQPAVRSYSEDMDAFQEAYDQARERRAAGEALVPYLTENATGGLGAREGGRAFGVEIEFDYPSSMSHSARQEANQRIARELHAAGIAPDPHMHGWHASQHAGYTDAPNAWRLERDGTVAGEIVSPILYDEPQTWNNLAQVCEIVQRNGGIASARTGGHVHVAVPDYDHTVANHNQLINTVAGYEDVIYRIAQNPASDNHRGLEWCTPNNQPSSPYTSVSAVQRYNNSHHIGLNFQSVNGRESDHAEFRMWDGSLDPGTIQAQVNVSLGLTNAALREAGTTAPPPRQRVGHHRQAAAAAGHRGRLTGEAWSNTTRSFRSMVDRIFSREENRAQVTALFAGTRWHNGQY encoded by the coding sequence GTGGGGTCGGGAAGCCGAATAGATCATCAGCACCACAGTGTCGCGCCGACGCGGGGCACGGACACGCTCGTCGCTGAGGCTGCGCCGCTGACCATTGAGGAGCGGCCGGAGCGCGCTGAGGTGCGCTTCGTCGACACCAGTCGGGTCGACGAGCCGATTCTGCAGAACTACGTGGTCAGCGGTGATGACCACCTGCTGTTTTTGCCGCGCAACCCGGACACCATCCAAGGACAGGTGACCGACGAGCAAGATGCCCTGGTCAACCTCGGTGCCAGCGTTTCCGACGAGGACGGGCGCCACTTCATCGAGGGCGACGTTCGGGTCACCCGCGGCCCGGACGGCCAGATCCAGGTGAGCCCGGAGAGCCTGCGGTGCACTGGCGGCGACATGCACGCCGGTGACGAGGACGGCACCTGCTCCCACCAGGCCGCGGTGGCCAACCTGGTGCAGGAGCAATTCGGCGCGAGCGGCCGCTCGGCGATCGACCGGGCCGCCGCTCAGGAGGTCCTGGACGAGGTGGCGGCCGAACATGCCGCCTCGATCGCCGCCCAGGACCAGGCCCGTGCCGAGCGGGCGGCCCAACCCGCGGTGCGCTCCTACTCAGAAGACATGGACGCCTTCCAGGAGGCGTATGACCAGGCCCGCGAGCGCAGGGCGGCAGGCGAGGCGCTGGTGCCGTACCTGACGGAGAATGCCACCGGCGGCCTGGGCGCGCGCGAAGGCGGGCGTGCCTTCGGAGTCGAGATCGAGTTCGACTACCCCTCGTCGATGTCTCACTCCGCGCGGCAGGAAGCCAACCAGCGGATCGCCCGCGAACTGCACGCAGCCGGCATCGCGCCAGACCCGCACATGCATGGATGGCACGCATCACAGCACGCGGGATACACCGACGCCCCGAACGCCTGGCGGCTGGAGAGAGACGGTACCGTCGCCGGCGAGATCGTCTCGCCGATTCTCTACGACGAGCCGCAGACGTGGAACAACCTGGCCCAGGTGTGCGAGATCGTCCAGCGCAACGGAGGCATCGCCAGCGCCCGCACCGGCGGCCATGTCCACGTCGCCGTCCCCGACTACGACCACACCGTCGCCAATCACAACCAGCTGATTAACACCGTGGCCGGGTACGAGGACGTCATCTACCGGATCGCCCAGAACCCGGCCAGCGACAATCACCGCGGCCTGGAGTGGTGCACTCCCAACAACCAGCCGTCGAGCCCCTACACCTCGGTCTCGGCCGTCCAGCGGTACAACAACAGTCACCACATCGGACTGAACTTCCAGTCCGTCAACGGGAGGGAGAGCGACCACGCCGAGTTCCGGATGTGGGACGGATCGCTGGATCCGGGGACCATCCAGGCGCAGGTCAACGTGTCGCTCGGCCTGACGAACGCCGCCCTGCGGGAGGCTGGGACCACGGCGCCGCCGCCGCGGCAACGCGTCGGGCACCACCGCCAGGCCGCGGCTGCGGCCGGCCACCGTGGGCGGCTGACCGGCGAGGCGTGGTCCAACACCACGCGGTCGTTCCGCAGCATGGTGGACCGGATCTTCAGCCGGGAGGAGAACCGAGCGCAGGTCACCGCGCTGTTCGCCGGCACCCGCTGGCACAACGGCCAGTACTGA
- a CDS encoding amidoligase family protein, with the protein MGSGSRIDHQHHLVATTAAGLTVEAPATGVDLMPEGQRELIDRALQIQADWEANNGAATSEEALEYWGLRERLRSEYDLWNGHGLITDAEPEDDEGGIRQASSDSTLATPEAIDALRSALSNGVPAQREVPPDAGLSPDDRAVQRAAAQQVLDEVAAEHQAAAALQEQAREQWPANESVSYTDDFDAFQRDYEAARERAERGEQVVPYMTENATGGLGAREGGRGFGVEIEFDIDPGVDRRQAIQNIGRELRDAGLSRTARQHGYHSQLEAGYTDEPNAWRLEQDCTVAGELVSPILYDEPQSWQNLATACEIIERNGGRASFGTGGHVHVGMHDYDHDVANHTRLMQTYAAHEDVLYRLAQNPASEGNQHRGTRWCRPNPVPSQGYTAISQIESYHGMAVNLSGARRGGQSAHGEFRLWDGSLNPSVIQTQVKLSLGMAAAAVRGDTTVPGTRMQLGSHLEQRRQAGVGQRRRLSGDDWRTTTADFRRMVDSLFQRPEDKAQATALFQQTRWQRH; encoded by the coding sequence ATGGGATCCGGCAGCAGAATCGACCACCAGCACCACCTCGTCGCCACCACCGCGGCAGGGCTCACCGTCGAGGCCCCTGCCACTGGGGTCGACCTCATGCCCGAGGGACAGCGCGAACTGATCGACCGTGCCCTGCAGATCCAGGCCGATTGGGAGGCCAACAACGGAGCCGCCACCTCGGAAGAGGCCTTGGAGTACTGGGGTCTGCGCGAGCGGCTTCGCAGCGAGTACGACCTGTGGAACGGGCACGGGCTCATCACGGACGCCGAGCCCGAAGACGACGAGGGAGGAATACGTCAGGCCAGCTCCGACTCGACTCTGGCCACCCCCGAAGCGATTGACGCTCTCCGTTCAGCGCTCAGCAACGGAGTCCCCGCTCAGCGTGAAGTTCCGCCCGATGCGGGTCTCTCCCCCGATGACCGTGCGGTCCAGCGGGCGGCCGCTCAGCAGGTCCTGGACGAGGTCGCGGCCGAGCATCAGGCGGCCGCGGCGCTCCAGGAGCAGGCTCGCGAGCAATGGCCGGCCAACGAATCTGTCAGCTACACCGACGACTTCGATGCCTTCCAGCGAGACTACGAGGCCGCGCGGGAGCGAGCGGAGCGCGGGGAGCAGGTCGTTCCGTACATGACGGAGAACGCCACCGGCGGACTTGGGGCGCGTGAGGGCGGACGTGGGTTTGGTGTCGAGATCGAGTTCGACATCGACCCCGGCGTCGACCGCCGACAGGCCATCCAGAACATCGGCCGTGAACTGCGCGATGCGGGCCTGTCCCGCACGGCACGGCAGCACGGCTACCACTCCCAGTTGGAGGCGGGCTACACCGACGAGCCGAACGCATGGCGGCTGGAGCAGGACTGCACGGTAGCCGGCGAGTTGGTCTCGCCGATCCTGTACGACGAGCCCCAGTCCTGGCAGAACCTTGCGACTGCTTGCGAGATCATCGAGCGAAACGGCGGCCGAGCCTCGTTCGGCACAGGCGGCCATGTCCACGTGGGTATGCACGACTACGACCACGACGTTGCCAACCACACCCGGCTCATGCAGACGTACGCCGCCCACGAGGACGTGCTGTATCGGCTCGCCCAGAACCCCGCTTCCGAGGGCAATCAACACCGCGGTACACGCTGGTGCCGTCCCAACCCGGTCCCGTCGCAGGGGTATACGGCAATCTCGCAGATCGAGTCGTACCACGGCATGGCCGTGAACCTGAGCGGCGCGCGGCGCGGCGGGCAGAGCGCGCACGGCGAGTTCCGGCTGTGGGACGGATCGCTCAACCCTTCTGTGATCCAGACGCAGGTCAAGCTCTCCCTGGGCATGGCGGCCGCGGCCGTTCGGGGCGACACCACCGTCCCGGGCACGCGCATGCAGCTGGGCAGCCATCTCGAGCAGCGGCGCCAGGCCGGCGTCGGACAACGTAGGCGGCTGTCCGGTGACGATTGGCGCACGACCACCGCGGACTTCCGGCGGATGGTCGATTCGCTCTTCCAGCGCCCTGAGGATAAGGCGCAGGCAACCGCTCTGTTCCAACAGACCCGCTGGCAGCGGCACTAA